The following are encoded together in the Rhinopithecus roxellana isolate Shanxi Qingling chromosome 5, ASM756505v1, whole genome shotgun sequence genome:
- the RPS27L gene encoding 40S ribosomal protein S27-like isoform X2 produces the protein MPLARDLLHPSLEEEKKKHKKKRLVQSPNSYFMDVKCPGCYKITTVFSHAQTVVLCVGCSTVLCQPTGGKARLTEGCSFRRKQH, from the exons ATGCCT TTGGCTAGAGATTTGCTACATCCGTCcttggaagaggaaaagaaaaaacataaaaagaaacgCCTGGTACAAAGTCCAAATTCTTACTTTATGGATGTAAAATGTCCAG GTTGCTACAAGATCACCACGGTTTTCAGCCATGCTCAGACAGTGGTTCTTTGTGTAGGTTGTTCAACAGTGTTGTGCCAGCCCACAGGAGGAAAGGCCAGACTCACAGAAG GGTGTTCATTTAGAAGAAAGCAACACTAA
- the RPS27L gene encoding 40S ribosomal protein S27-like isoform X1 — translation MPLARDLLHPSLEEEKKKHKKKRLVQSPNSYFMDVKCPGCYKITTVFSHAQTVVLCVGCSTVLCQPTGGKARLTEGISLGILQPSDEIYEYKCLYLH, via the exons ATGCCT TTGGCTAGAGATTTGCTACATCCGTCcttggaagaggaaaagaaaaaacataaaaagaaacgCCTGGTACAAAGTCCAAATTCTTACTTTATGGATGTAAAATGTCCAG GTTGCTACAAGATCACCACGGTTTTCAGCCATGCTCAGACAGTGGTTCTTTGTGTAGGTTGTTCAACAGTGTTGTGCCAGCCCACAGGAGGAAAGGCCAGACTCACAGAAGGTATATCACTTGGCATTCTCCAACCCAGTGATGAGATTTATGAGTATAAATGTCTCTATCTTCACTGA